The region TTTTTAGTGTTTTTGAGATGTGGAACACAGCATCTCCTTGATAGACGATGGGTGCGTCATTCACATTGATTACATAACCCGCATTTGGTGCTCTCATTAGTGTGTTTTCTTGTCCGTAAGGATCAGATATTTCAGCTAGTATAGCACCTTTTTCGACATAAGCACCTATCTTTACTTGGTCGTGTAATAGCCCAGAGCGTCTAGCTCGTACCCAAATAGAGTTGGTGATTACTGTCATTTCTTCTTTAGGAATGTCAATTTTAAATTGATCTCTAAGCATATCAAATGAACGCAAGAATCGCTTAGTTCCTTCTACTCCCATATCCGAAACGTCAGGGTTGATATCTAGTGATTTTCCTCCTTCGAATAATAGCATCTTAATCCCTTTTTTGGCACAGGCATTTCTAAATGATCCTGATATCTGCGCAGAGTATAATAGAAATGGAGGATTAAATATAGTCGCTAATTCTTCTAACTCTGCATTTTCTGGAGTGATACGTATCTGTGGAGCATTAAATCTACTGGCACCTCCTGCATGAAAGTCTATAGCATAGTCTACATGAGGTAAGATATAAGTAACTAGATAATGGGCGAATCTACCTGCTAATGAACCTGTCTTACTACCTGGGAAGACGCGATTCATATCACGGCCGTCAGGAAATTCTCTTGTCTGGTTAATGAATCCAAATATGTTGATAACAGGGATGCAAATAATAGTACCACGTTTAGGAACATTCATTCCTTTATGCACAATCTGACGTACGATATCTACACCATTTAGTTCATCTCCATGTAGTCCAGCAGACAGTAATACTGTAGGGCCGTCTAGTTTTGCCCTAGAGACGATCACAGGTATTTTTAGTTTAGTAGCGGTGTGTAACCGCGCGATTTCTAAATTTAAAGTCTTGGTTTCACCAGGATGTATTGTTTCATCTAGTATAGTCATCTTTCTAACAATTTTGGAACTGTGAAGATATTAAAAGTTTCGCATTCGTGTTTTAATCGTAAGAGACAAATCGTTACTAGTGGTGTTTTTAGTGCTTTTTTATGGGTGGTCGGCTTGTGATCGGCTATTGATGGGCATGTGCTCGGCTAAAAAGTGCTATTAATAAGCCTATCACCTGCCTATCATTTGCCTAACATATAGGGATCAGTAGAAGGGAGGTGTAAAATATGACTCTGTGAACTAGTGGTTATCTGATGGAGTATGTTATATAAATAGAGTTTGAGCATTATGAAAGTGTTTGATAGTCTTTATTCTTGCGCTATTGAAATGTTTAACTTTAGAATTAGCGTTTTTGTGTTGGTATCGCTTTAGTGATGTAAAATATTGATTATGTAATTGTTATAATTATTTCAGTATGTTGAAATAATTAGGAAAACGGATTGTTTGATAAGTATAAGTCGTTAACTTTACTGTAGTAATGTTATGATTACTATGTTGTTGGGTTCAGTCTAAGAATGAAGTCAATGATAAGGTTTAACAGATGTGAGGTAAGTAAAAACTTAAGTAGATGAAAGTAAAACAAGTATGAAGTTCAAAGTATTAATAGATGTTGTGTTCATCGGGGTTTATAATGATTGTATTTACAATTTGTTGTCATACCTGCATCTTAATGGTAAGATGTGTGATTATGTACAGTATAATGAGAAGGAGATTGCTAGAGAAAACTTTCGTTTGGATGAGTTAGGTCAAGGAAGTTATGTGTTCTTTTCTTTAGGAATGAGTGTTCTGACTTTAGAAAATTATGTTGTACCCGATTTGTATATTGATTTTACTAAACAAGGAGATAATGTGGAGATATTACTGTATTTTGATATTGAGGATTTAGTAGGTATAACAACTCGTGATAAATTAGATGGACTTAAGTTATGGTGTGATAGGGTGATGTTGATATATAGTTTTAGTACTTATTCTTGTTGTATGGATAATGGTGATGTAACTGATACTAACGAGTTGTATTTTGATAGTGAAGGAAGATATGGGAGTCTATATAAATAACGAAAATGTGTTTAAGTTAATCAATATTAATAATGAGAGAGGATAGTTTATACTTTAGGAGCACAGATGAAATGGGTATTTTGTATAGGAGAGCACAGAAGAAAATTGATACATGGTGCAGTGATGGAGATAATATAGATATGCTAGCAAAGAGTATAGATTCCGTCTATTTAAAAGATTTGAGCTTCAGGAATTCAAGAATTACATTTATATGGTTAGGGTATGATTATATGAGTTATGATATAGAGGTTAAGATTATCTTATTAGGAGCGATGAATGTTGAGTTAGGTGAGTTTAATTATGTAGAAGATATGGATGAAAATTATCAAAAAGTTGGTTTTGATGAATACCATATTTATAAGTAAAGTAATTAAGTATGAAGAAGGGAGTACCGTTTTTTCTACAGAGTAAAGAGGATGCACATCAGTATTATAGTCAAGCTATAGCTGGTTTTAAATGGCTGATCAGCTTGCCAGATAATAGCTCTCTTGAAGAAGAATTAAAAGAAGATTTAGGAATAGGTTTTTCTGATATCCATTTAAAGGAGAAAGAAATCAGAGTGTTTTGGTATGCTACAGATTATGTAGAATATACTATTGAAGCAGAACTTAGTTTGTTGAATATTGTAGGTGATGAAATTGGGATATATGTATATGTTATGGATAAGGAAGGTATTGGTATAGATGATAGAATTAGTTTCTGTTAATAGAATGTATTTATAAAGGTAAGAGCTTTAAATAGTATACTATTGTGATTAATTTAGAACATTTAAAAGAGGAATAATAAGGTTTTAAAATGATAATATATGCCTAAGCTTAAGTGTGAATGTAGTGAAGTAATAAACCTTAGTGGAGTGCCTAGTCGTGATCAGTATTTAATGATTTATGATGAAGAATATGATAATTATAGTGGTTTAATAGATGCTGAAATTCTTTATAATAAGATGACTATAGTAGTAAAGTGTCCTCTATGTAGCAGACTGTATATTTATAATGAAGGGTTTAATAGTCCACCAGTTGTTTATTGTTTAGAATAGGTTTAAAGGTGTGCTATATGAAGTACTAGTAGTGAGAAGCTAGTGAGGTGTGGAGGACAGCTAAGATGATTATTGTCTTTGTACTATCGTTAACTTGGTAGTGGATGCCGTATGGGAATGTTGGTGTAAACGTTATGTGAGTATCTCAATATCTTGTTTCAAAAGAGTAAGGATTGGAAGAGATTTGCTTAATTGTTTTTTGAACAGATTTTAGAAATCGCTTCTCTAAACTGTGTGATTTATCTTTATACCACAGTTTTGCAGTAGTAATATCACTCTTAGCATTTATATGGTACAGGACTGTATAGGTCATTCTTAATCAATAAAGTCAAAAATATCACTGATAGGGCGTAGCATCTCAGGTTTGTCTAAGTCCTTGATTCGTTCATCTAAGATGTCTTTTTGCCATTGTGGTAACTCATAATCAAAAGTCTCAATATCTGGGTAAGTTTTTTTGATTTGTTCCCAATCTTCTATTGTGATAAAAACTCCTGTAGTTTTACCTTCATCGTCTTGGATTAATTGAGCTATCATGTGTGTTTGGTTTTAAGGGAATGATGTACAAAGGTATGAATATATAGTCTAAGTTTTTTAGTTAATCGTTTGTTTTGTAATAATTTATAGTTTTCAGATTGTGGTGTGGCGCATTATGTGACACTGGACAGAACGTTAAGAAAACATCTTGTAGATGTTTTTAGTGAATGAGACAGGAGGCGTGTTGGTCTAATTGCGTCTGTACCTTATGTATTTGGTGGAATGCCTTGTGTGATGCTATGTGAGAATACACATTCTATATCACTTTATACCGTAGGTACTGATTCTTAATTCCTAATTCTTAATTGAGCGCAGCGTCTTGTATAAACTAAACAGTTTTTTTAGTAGGGCGAATAGTTTTTGTATTTTTGTAAATACAATATATAATTATGCAAATTTCACCTTCTTTAGCGTTACAGATACAGACATTACCGGATCAGCCTGGAGTATATCAATACTATGATAAGGATGATAAAATCCTCTATGTAGGGAAGGCAAAGAACCTAAAGAAAAGAGTAAGTTCATACTTTAATAAGATTCACGATAACGCGAAGACGAATGTCTTGGTGAAGAAGATTGTGACGATTAAACATATTGTAGTTCCTACTGAAACAGATGCATTACTGTTAGAGAATAATCTGATTAAGCAACTACAACCTCGCTATAATGTCTTGTTAAAAGACGATAAGAGTTATCCGTGGATATGTATTAAGAAAGAACCCTTTCCGAGAGTGTTTACTACCCGACGTATGGTGAAAGATGGATCTGAATACTTCGGTCCTTATACAAGTATCAAGACAGTACATACGTTGATCGATTTGATTAAGGAGTTATACCCTTTGCGTACCTGTAGTCTTGATTTGACTACAAGTAATATAAGAAGTGGAAAGTATAAAGTGTGTTTAGAATATCATATTGGCAACTGTGGAGGTCCTTGCGAGGAGCGAGAGAGTGATGTGCAATATGATAATAAGATTAGAGCGATTCGAGATATTCTGAAGGGGAATTTTAAAGATAGTCTTAAAGAGTTTAAGGATTATATGATGGAATTGGCATCTAATATGGAATTTGAGGAGGCGCAGAAAGTTAAGGATAAGATAGACTTACTAGAGAATTATCAGTCTAAGTCCACTATCGTTAGCTCTAAGATTAGCAATGTGGATGTGTTCTCTATTATCTCTGATGAAGGAGTGGCTTATGTGAATTTCTTGCAGGTTTCTTATGGAGCTATAATCCGTTCGCATACGATGGAGTTGAAGAAGAAACTAGATGAGACGGATGAAGAGTTATTAGAATTGGCGATTACAGAACTAAGAGAGCGTTTTCACTTAAACTCTAAAGAGATTATTACTCCATTTGAAGTTGAGGTTCAAGAGGGGATACATGTGACTGTACCTAAGTTAGGAGATAAGAAGAAGTTGCTTGACTTATCTGAACGCAATGCAAAGTATTATAGAATAGATCAGTTAAAACAAATCAAAATAGTAGATCCAGAGCGTCATGTGAATCGTATCATGACACAGATGAAAAAAGATTTGCGTATGCATGTGGAGCCTCGCCATATCGAATGTTTTGATAACTCAAATATACAAGGAACTAACCCTGTAGCGGCGTGTGTAGTGTTTAAAGATGGTAAGCCAAGTAAAAAAGATTATCGACACTTTAACGTGAAGACTGTCGAGGGACCTAATGATTATGACTCTATGGAAGAGATCGTGCATCGACGTTATAAGCGAGTGTTAGAAGAGGGGTTGCCTTTACCAGACTTAATCGTGATTGATGGAGGAAAAGGACAGTTAGGTGTAGCCTTAAAATGTCTAGATCAGTTAGGGATAAGAGGGAAAGTTTCTATTATCAGTTTAGCAGAACGATTAGAAGAAATATTTTATCCAGGAGATAGTATTCCTCTTTATCTAGATAAGCGATCAGAGACGATGAAGGTGATTATTAACCTTAGAGATGAGGCACATAGGTTTGGTTTGACCTTTCACAGAAACCAGAGAAGTAAGAATGCAATAACAAGTGAACTTGATAATATTACGGGAGTAGGCGAAAAGACTAAGACTACGCTGATGAATCACTTTAAGTCGACTAAGAGAATCAAGGAGGCTAGCCAAGAGGATTTAGAAAAAGTAATAGGAAAGTCAAAAGGGAAGCTAGTATTTGATTTTTTTCAAGTAAATTAGATGAAAAATAAAAGCTATGTATAGATTATTAATACTTTCATTATTTTCTATCTGTTTAGTAACCAATAGTTATGGGGCGGAAGGAGAGAAAGAAAGACCTAAGGTAGGTTTAGTACTTAGTGGAGGTGGTGCTAAAGGATTAGCTCATATCGGGGTGCTAAAAGTACTAGAAGAAGAAGGAGTCAAGGTAGACTATATAGCAGGTACGAGTATGGGGGCGATCGTTGGTGGTCTGTATGCTTCTGGGTATACTGCTTCAGAGTTGGACTCAATTTTTAATAGTATAGATGTATCTGCATTAATTAAGGATTATATACCACGAATCTCAAAATCGTTTTATGAGAAGAAGAATGATGAGATATATGCACTTTCATTGCCATTTGATAACTTTAAGATAGGATTTCCAAAGGCGTTATCTAGAGGAATGTACAACTATAACTTGATGAATAGATTATTAGCCCATGTCCGTCATATAGATGATTTTAGCAAGTTAAAGATTCCTTTTTTATGTATAGCAACTGACCTTGAGACTGGAGAAGGAGTGGTACTTAAGAATGGTTATTTACCTCAAGTTATATTAGCGAGTGGGGCTTTTCCATCGTTATTCGCTCCTGTAGAGATAGATGGGAAGTATCTGATAGATGGTGGTGTAGTGAATAATTATCCTATTGATCAATTGCGTGAAATGGGAGCTGATATAGTCATAGGAGTAGATGTACAAGATGACTTAAAGACAATTAAGGAGATACAAGGTGCCCCTGATTTACTACTTCAGATATCAAATTATTCTACGATTAGGCAAATGAAAGAAAAATTGCCTAAAACAGATGTTTATATTAAACCTGATATTGTAGGCTATACAGTAGTTTCTTTTGACGAAGGTGAGCCTATTATTTCTAGGGGAGTAGATGCAGCGAATAAGGTGATAGTTGATTTAAAATTGTTAGGAGGGAACAAGGATGTAGCAAAGGAGCATTATGTACCTAAGCAGTCTGATTCTATTCATGTATCGAGTATAGATATCCATGGCTTAAATAGATTTACACGTCGATATGTACATGGTAAACTAGGTTTTAAACCCAATACAAAGATTTCTTTCGATCAAATGTCAGAAGGTATAACTCAGCTTAATGGTACAGAGAACTTTAGTAGTATGACGTACCGTTTTATGGCAGATGGGAATAAAGATGAGTTAGATATAACTTTAGTAGAAAATCCTGTTAATCGATATTTAAAGTTAGGAGTGCATTACGATGCTTTGTATAAGGCAGCCGCTTTAGTGAATGTTACACAAAAAAACTTATTTACTAAAAGTGATGTGGCATCTCTAGATTTAGCTTTAGGAGACAATGTTCGCTATAACTTTAATTACTTTATAGATAATGGTTTTTACTGGAGTGTAGGTGTGTCTTCGCGCTATAATCAATTTAACAGAGATTTGCCTTATCAGATGCTTGTGGATGCTGTAGGAGATAGTAATGTCATAGAAAACGCACCATCTAAGTTTGGAGTAGACTATGCTGATTTAGAGAACAAGCTTTATTTTCAATCTTTTTATAAGCAGAAATATTTGTTGAATATAGGTATAGAACATCGTTTCTTAGATATTCGAAGTAAAACATTGAATGTTCCTTCTGCAAGATTTGATAGAAATCATTACTTAGGAGGTTTTGCAAATGTAACTGTGGATACTTATGATAATAAATATTTTCCGAGAAGAGGATTTTTATTTAAAGGAGAATATAAAAACTTTTTTTACTCAAGTAATAGTTTGAAAAATGGTTCTTATGATTTTGAGAACTTTTCGACGATAACAGGACAAGTAGGTTATGCTACTCGTATCACAGATAAACTCGCAGTCGATTTGAAATCTAGATTAGGGACTGTGATAGGAGGTTTGCCAAGTCTTGGATTTGGTTATTATCTAGGAGGTTATGGTTTTGCAGATAGAGATAATATAGTTTCTTTTTTTGGTTATGATTTGATGGGGATAGGTGGAAATTCATTTATAACTGGGAGTATAACTTTTGATTATGAGATTTTTAAAAAACATCATATAAATTTAACGGCTAATTATGCTAATGCAGGAGATAAGATATTTGCAAGTTCCGAATGGTTTACGAAAACAAAGTATTCTGGGTATGCAGTAGGTTATGGTATGCAGAGTATGATAGGCCCTATAGAGTTTAAATATACATATTCTCCTGATACAGGAAGTACATACGCTATATTCTCTGTAGGATTCTGGTTTTAAGAAATATAGAGGTAGAATAAAGAAGAGGCTTGCTAAGGAAACTTGGTAAGCCTTTTTTAGATTCTGGGTTTAACTCAGGATCCGCATTAGCCAAATACTACAAAGCAATTCTACTTTATAGTTCTTTCATTAGCTCTACAACCATACTATAGTATGCTTTTATCACTAATTCAGATCTATTTTGTATAATTACTTTTCGTTTATTTGTCTATCGCTGATTCTGGGTTTAAGGATATCATTCATTTTCTTTAATTTTATTATGGATATGTAAAATAAATTTAGACTAAAACTTGTATAATTCATTTTTATTTCGATATTTGTGTTGTTATGAAAACACAATGGAACGGATTATTAGCTTATTTAAAGTTCCTCATCAAGCGCAAGCCTGAGTGAGTGAGTTCTTTATTATACTACTTTAAGTTAATCAATAGCTGGTTACAACAGTTAGTTTCATTCGTATCGATTTATTAATAGTCTACTATCTTTCTTGATAATTAGCTATTTCTATATATGAGCATTCTATGAGTTTATTAAATCTATCTAAGGGATATTTTTAATGCTTATTGAGATATGCACTTTGATCTATATAGTTTATTCTAAGATTCTTATTACCAACCAAAAAATATAAGTAATTATGCCTTTGTATCACCATTTAGGGAAAATTCCCCCTAAGCGTCATACCATATTTCGAAAGGAAAATGGGGACTTGTATTATGAGCAATTGTTTGGAACTATTGGTTTTGACGGTATGTCAACTAATATGTATCACGAACATCGACCAACTCAAGTAAAGAAAATTTTAGGACAATATAGTGTTGCTCCTAAAATAGCAAAAGCCAATAATATTCAATCATACCGTTTACGTGGATTTCAAGTTAATCCAGAAGATGATTATTTAGATAGTCGAAAAGCCGTTTTAACAAATAGTGATTGTACTATTGTGTTAGCTGCTCCTAAAAAGTCAATGAAGGAATATTTTTATAAAAACACAGATTCTGACGAGTTACTGTTTATTCATAAAGGTACAGGAACACTTAGGACAATGCTAGGTAATTTGACTTTTAAGTATGGAGATTATTTGTTGATTCCTCGTGGGATTATCTATCAAATAGACTTTGATACTGAAGATAACAGATTGTTTATCGTTGAGTCTAGAAGGCCTATTTATACTCCAAAACGATATCGAAACTGGTTTGGTCAGTTATTAGAACATTCTCCATTTTGTGAGCGTGATATTCGCCGTCCAGCAGTTTTAGAAACACATAATGAAGAAGGGGATTTCTTGATTAAAGTTAGAAAGCAAGATGAGATATTCGATATGGTCTATGCTACACACCCTTTTGATGTAGTGGGATATGATGGTTACAACTATCCGTATGCATTTTCTATTCACGATTTCGAACCAATTACAGGGCGTATTCACCAACCGCCTCCTGTACATCAGACTTTCGAAACAGATGCTTTCGTTATTTGTTCATTTGTGCCTAGACTATATGATTATCATCCAGATTCGATACCTGCGCCTTATAATCATAGTAATATAGATAGTGATGAGGTATTGTATTATGTAGACGGAGACTTTATGAGTCGTAATGACATTGAGGCAGGACATATATCACTACATCCAGCAGGTATTCCTCATGGCCCTCATCCAGGTGCAGCAGAAAGATCAATTGGAAAGACTGAAACACAAGAATTAGCTGTTATGGTGGATACATTCAAACCCTTAATGGTGACAGAAGAGGCGATGAAAATAGCAGATGAGAAATATTATCAATCTTGGTTAGAACCAGAGAAGTAAAAAAACAAACAACAACCTAAAAACTATAAATTATGAGTAAAGAAGTAAAGTCTGTAGAGTTTGGACTGGAAAAAATATTTGAAGGAGCACAGGATTTCTTGCCTTTATTAGGAACCGATTATGTAGAGTTCATAGTAGGAAATGCAAAACAAGCAGCACATTTTTATAAAACGGCATTTGGGTTTCAATCTTTAGCTTATGCAGGATTAGAAACAGGTGTTAGAGATCGTGCCTCTTATGTACTGGTACAAGATAAAATAAGAATTGTATTAACCACTCCACTTACTGCAGAGTCAGATTTGAATAACCATATCGTAAAACATGGAGATGGTGTAAAAGTGGTGGCGTTATGGGTAGAAGATGCACGTAAAGCTTATGAAGAAACTACTAGTCGTGGAGCGAAATCATATATGGAGCCTGTAGTTGAAAAAGATGAGTTTGGCGAGGTAGTTCGTGCAGGGATTTACACTTATGGGGAGACTGTGCATATGTTTGTAGAACGCAAAAATTACACGGGAACATTCTTGCCAAGTTTTAAGAAGTGGGAAAGTGATTATAATCCTTCATCAGTAGGTTTGAAATACGTTGACCATATGGTAGGTAATGTGGGGTGGAATGAGATGAACACTTGGGTAAAGTGGTATGAGGATGTGATGGGATTCGTTAATTTCTTGTCTTTTGATGACAAGCAAATTAATACAGAATATTCAGCTTTAATGAGTAAAGTAATGTCTAATGGAAATGGTAGAATTAAGTTTCCAATCAATGAACCAGCTGAAGGAGCAAAAAGATCACAAGTAGAGGAATATCTGGATTTTTATAATGGATCAGGTATACAACATATAGCTGTAGCAACAGATGATATTATTAAAACTGTGGCAGCAATGAAGAATAGAGGTGTTGAGTTTTTATCTGCACCTCCCCAAGCTTATTATGATATGATCCCTACACGTCTAGGTGTACACATGGATATGATGAAAGAGGATATTAATGAACTTCAGAAATTAGGTATTATGATAGATGCGGATGAAGAGGGGTATCTATTACAGATATTTACTAAGCCTGTGGAAGATCGTCCTACGTTGTTTTTTGAAATTATTCAGCGTATGGGAGCTCGAGGTTTTGGTGCGGGGAACTTTAAAGCGCTTTTTGAATCAATCGAGAGAGAGCAAGAAAAAAGAGGAACACTTTAGAATTCAGTTAATTAAATACTAAAATAATGCTTCTGTTGGTTCTATAAGTTAAATATAGGTTAAAAACTAATAGATGTGGTATTAACCGAAAAAAAAACATACATTTGCACTCGCAAAAATAAAGTCGTCATAAGCTTTATTTGAGTGTAATAAATTTTTCATAATTTATAGTTTTTTGGTTGGTTAATAGCATAAAAACTCAGTCATTTCTTTGGCTGGGTTTTTTTGTTTAGTATTTTTGATTAAAATACGACTAATATGAAAAAGAATCTTCTAATATATCTAGTGTTTGTTTTGTGCACTAGTTTTGTATATTCACAATCTTCTGTGAAAGCCTTTGACAAAGGAGAATTCCTTAAGTTTAGAATTAGTTATGGTCCAGTAAATGCTGGTATTGCGACATTGCGCTTGACTGATACAGTTCATAACGGCATTCCTGTATATCATGCCAAGGGTATTGGTTATACAACGGGCGTTACCAAAGTGTTTTTTAAAGTCTATGATAATTACGAAAGTTATTTTGAAAAAAATAGTGTAGTCCCACATCGTTTTATACGTAAAATAGATGAAGGGGGGTATACAAAAGATCAGGAAGGATGGTTTAACTATAAGACAATGAAGTCTACAGTGAAAGACTATGAGAAAAAGACAGAGAAAGAATATGGTATCACGCGCAATGTACAAGATATTGTATCAGCGTTCTATTATCTGCGTAAATACCCTGGCTTAAATGATCTTAAAATAGGCGAATCTATTGAGATTGACATGTTTTTTGATGGTGAGATATTTAAATTTAAATTAAAATTTCTTGGAGAGGAAGTTTTAAAGACAAATTTTGGTAAATTGAAAACTTTAAAGTTTCGTCCTTATGTGATGGCAGGAAGAGTGTTTAAGGAGAAAGAGAGCTTGACTGTTTGGGTAAGTTCTGACGTGAATAAAGTACC is a window of Myroides oncorhynchi DNA encoding:
- a CDS encoding DUF3108 domain-containing protein, with product MKKNLLIYLVFVLCTSFVYSQSSVKAFDKGEFLKFRISYGPVNAGIATLRLTDTVHNGIPVYHAKGIGYTTGVTKVFFKVYDNYESYFEKNSVVPHRFIRKIDEGGYTKDQEGWFNYKTMKSTVKDYEKKTEKEYGITRNVQDIVSAFYYLRKYPGLNDLKIGESIEIDMFFDGEIFKFKLKFLGEEVLKTNFGKLKTLKFRPYVMAGRVFKEKESLTVWVSSDVNKVPVRIKASLAVGSLKADLSDYKNLVTKLKFEK
- a CDS encoding patatin-like phospholipase family protein; the protein is MYRLLILSLFSICLVTNSYGAEGEKERPKVGLVLSGGGAKGLAHIGVLKVLEEEGVKVDYIAGTSMGAIVGGLYASGYTASELDSIFNSIDVSALIKDYIPRISKSFYEKKNDEIYALSLPFDNFKIGFPKALSRGMYNYNLMNRLLAHVRHIDDFSKLKIPFLCIATDLETGEGVVLKNGYLPQVILASGAFPSLFAPVEIDGKYLIDGGVVNNYPIDQLREMGADIVIGVDVQDDLKTIKEIQGAPDLLLQISNYSTIRQMKEKLPKTDVYIKPDIVGYTVVSFDEGEPIISRGVDAANKVIVDLKLLGGNKDVAKEHYVPKQSDSIHVSSIDIHGLNRFTRRYVHGKLGFKPNTKISFDQMSEGITQLNGTENFSSMTYRFMADGNKDELDITLVENPVNRYLKLGVHYDALYKAAALVNVTQKNLFTKSDVASLDLALGDNVRYNFNYFIDNGFYWSVGVSSRYNQFNRDLPYQMLVDAVGDSNVIENAPSKFGVDYADLENKLYFQSFYKQKYLLNIGIEHRFLDIRSKTLNVPSARFDRNHYLGGFANVTVDTYDNKYFPRRGFLFKGEYKNFFYSSNSLKNGSYDFENFSTITGQVGYATRITDKLAVDLKSRLGTVIGGLPSLGFGYYLGGYGFADRDNIVSFFGYDLMGIGGNSFITGSITFDYEIFKKHHINLTANYANAGDKIFASSEWFTKTKYSGYAVGYGMQSMIGPIEFKYTYSPDTGSTYAIFSVGFWF
- a CDS encoding addiction module component CHP02574 family protein, with the protein product MIAQLIQDDEGKTTGVFITIEDWEQIKKTYPDIETFDYELPQWQKDILDERIKDLDKPEMLRPISDIFDFID
- the hppD gene encoding 4-hydroxyphenylpyruvate dioxygenase, whose product is MSKEVKSVEFGLEKIFEGAQDFLPLLGTDYVEFIVGNAKQAAHFYKTAFGFQSLAYAGLETGVRDRASYVLVQDKIRIVLTTPLTAESDLNNHIVKHGDGVKVVALWVEDARKAYEETTSRGAKSYMEPVVEKDEFGEVVRAGIYTYGETVHMFVERKNYTGTFLPSFKKWESDYNPSSVGLKYVDHMVGNVGWNEMNTWVKWYEDVMGFVNFLSFDDKQINTEYSALMSKVMSNGNGRIKFPINEPAEGAKRSQVEEYLDFYNGSGIQHIAVATDDIIKTVAAMKNRGVEFLSAPPQAYYDMIPTRLGVHMDMMKEDINELQKLGIMIDADEEGYLLQIFTKPVEDRPTLFFEIIQRMGARGFGAGNFKALFESIEREQEKRGTL
- the uvrC gene encoding excinuclease ABC subunit UvrC, with the translated sequence MQISPSLALQIQTLPDQPGVYQYYDKDDKILYVGKAKNLKKRVSSYFNKIHDNAKTNVLVKKIVTIKHIVVPTETDALLLENNLIKQLQPRYNVLLKDDKSYPWICIKKEPFPRVFTTRRMVKDGSEYFGPYTSIKTVHTLIDLIKELYPLRTCSLDLTTSNIRSGKYKVCLEYHIGNCGGPCEERESDVQYDNKIRAIRDILKGNFKDSLKEFKDYMMELASNMEFEEAQKVKDKIDLLENYQSKSTIVSSKISNVDVFSIISDEGVAYVNFLQVSYGAIIRSHTMELKKKLDETDEELLELAITELRERFHLNSKEIITPFEVEVQEGIHVTVPKLGDKKKLLDLSERNAKYYRIDQLKQIKIVDPERHVNRIMTQMKKDLRMHVEPRHIECFDNSNIQGTNPVAACVVFKDGKPSKKDYRHFNVKTVEGPNDYDSMEEIVHRRYKRVLEEGLPLPDLIVIDGGKGQLGVALKCLDQLGIRGKVSIISLAERLEEIFYPGDSIPLYLDKRSETMKVIINLRDEAHRFGLTFHRNQRSKNAITSELDNITGVGEKTKTTLMNHFKSTKRIKEASQEDLEKVIGKSKGKLVFDFFQVN
- a CDS encoding succinylglutamate desuccinylase/aspartoacylase family protein, with product MTILDETIHPGETKTLNLEIARLHTATKLKIPVIVSRAKLDGPTVLLSAGLHGDELNGVDIVRQIVHKGMNVPKRGTIICIPVINIFGFINQTREFPDGRDMNRVFPGSKTGSLAGRFAHYLVTYILPHVDYAIDFHAGGASRFNAPQIRITPENAELEELATIFNPPFLLYSAQISGSFRNACAKKGIKMLLFEGGKSLDINPDVSDMGVEGTKRFLRSFDMLRDQFKIDIPKEEMTVITNSIWVRARRSGLLHDQVKIGAYVEKGAILAEISDPYGQENTLMRAPNAGYVINVNDAPIVYQGDAVFHISKTLKK
- a CDS encoding homogentisate 1,2-dioxygenase encodes the protein MPLYHHLGKIPPKRHTIFRKENGDLYYEQLFGTIGFDGMSTNMYHEHRPTQVKKILGQYSVAPKIAKANNIQSYRLRGFQVNPEDDYLDSRKAVLTNSDCTIVLAAPKKSMKEYFYKNTDSDELLFIHKGTGTLRTMLGNLTFKYGDYLLIPRGIIYQIDFDTEDNRLFIVESRRPIYTPKRYRNWFGQLLEHSPFCERDIRRPAVLETHNEEGDFLIKVRKQDEIFDMVYATHPFDVVGYDGYNYPYAFSIHDFEPITGRIHQPPPVHQTFETDAFVICSFVPRLYDYHPDSIPAPYNHSNIDSDEVLYYVDGDFMSRNDIEAGHISLHPAGIPHGPHPGAAERSIGKTETQELAVMVDTFKPLMVTEEAMKIADEKYYQSWLEPEK